ATCGATTCTCCGttatatatactagtctAGACTAGGTATAGCGCCACACTAAGCCCGATGGGAAATTGCCAACCAAACTCCGCAACGAACAAACAATAAGCAATAAATAATCAAGATCCCAACCAACGACGAGCAAGAATGTCGGATATCCCCTCCATTATAGGGCTCACCCTCCTGGTGGCCTTTCTGACATCCGTGGTATTCTTCGTCCAGCGAAGGAAACTGGATCCCCGTGAACCACCTTTGGTCTCCAGCGCAATCCCGCTCGTCGGCCATCTGGCGTCATTTCTGTACTATGGCCTCGAGTATTTTGCCATTGCGAGGTGTGTTACTCGCACCATTCCTTCATTGGATGGAGTCGAAATGCTGACTGCGAAAGTCGCAAAAATCGCCTTCCAGCCTTTACGATGGACATGCTCTATACGAAGGTCTACATCATTGCATCACCGGAGCTGGTTTCGGCGGTGCGACGGAGCCGCAACGCAATGTCATTTGGCCCGCTGTTCGCAAATGTTGCCGAGAATGGAGGAGGTATTAATGGTCGCGGAATGCAGCTTCTCCGGGACAAAGAATATGGAGGCCAGGGCGTGGGACAGCAAACCGCAGACTCCATGCACCCGGCTCTCTTGGGCAGTGGACTGGACCAAATGAATGGGAAAATGATCGCTGTCCTCAAGACATTCATTGATGAGCTAGCATCGCAACCAGACAATGTAGTGGACCTGTATGAGTGGTGCTCGCATGCCGTTACGGTCGCCAGTACCGATGCCGTTTATGGCCCATTGAATCCTTACCGGTCAGAAAGCAACCGTCGCGCATTTTGGTGAGTACTTGTCTTGTCCACGATATAACTTGGAGTTAAACAGCGTATAGGGCTATTGAATCGAACCTAAGTCTGCTAATGATGAACGTTGTCCCGTGGATCACCGCACGGAAACCGTGGAAAGGCAGAGAGCAACTAACCCAAGCCTTCATCCAATACTATCAAGCGGATGGACATCTGGATTCCTCGCAGTTGGCGTATACTCGATGGAAGGTTCAGCACGAGGCAGGGGCAGCTATTGAGGATATTGCGCGTTTAGAGGCACTCACAGCGCTGGGCATTCTCTCCAATACC
This DNA window, taken from Aspergillus flavus chromosome 5, complete sequence, encodes the following:
- a CDS encoding putative cytochrome P450 produces the protein MSDIPSIIGLTLLVAFLTSVVFFVQRRKLDPREPPLVSSAIPLVGHLASFLYYGLEYFAIASRKNRLPAFTMDMLYTKVYIIASPELVSAVRRSRNAMSFGPLFANVAENGGGINGRGMQLLRDKEYGGQGVGQQTADSMHPALLGSGLDQMNGKMIAVLKTFIDELASQPDNVVDLYEWCSHAVTVASTDAVYGPLNPYRSESNRRAFWAIESNLSLLMMNVVPWITARKPWKGREQLTQAFIQYYQADGHLDSSQLAYTRWKVQHEAGAAIEDIARLEALTALGILSNTVPTCFYFLFDIFSRPDLLGKIRDEILDGAFSVDSAGVHTLDLADIRERCPIFVSTFQETLRTRSNSGQLRVVQKDTLLDDHLLVKAGSIILMPAAVINKHPSVWGADAGTYDPERFSKIDPAQKRSKASGFMSFGSSPHICPGRHFASGEILALVAMILVRFDVRPVRGTWVEPKGNTKAVAASLPPAVEKVEVKFSETSKFAGVKWEFRLTPGKGTFGLITG